From the genome of Zalophus californianus isolate mZalCal1 chromosome 6, mZalCal1.pri.v2, whole genome shotgun sequence, one region includes:
- the ZNF839 gene encoding zinc finger protein 839 isoform X4, whose amino-acid sequence MADAEPEAEDGSEDGGGGARAPPGQSGTAARVAPLGPEQLRQVLEQVTKAQPPAEPPPPPFVLQDAARRLRDAAQQAALQQGPGAEPPRPPRLLPPQQLEAICVKVTSGEMKGQQRPVPPLATIQPKPARLSQLPARPSRVTGFRVQPVLSTGPQPRFLSSSSPIQVFVQRPLPALQPLAPNGQGAPPVPLSASHPPAATSVSSSSANLFISSLHTKHTEKLKKSLKVKTRSGRISRPPKYKAKDYKFIKTEDLADGHLSDSDDYSELSVEEDEEQREKQVLFDLSSCSLRPKSFKCQTCEKSYIGKGGLARHLKLNPGHGQLEPEELLSEKANGSATRGCAEGRTASLTSPGPSTPALLREHGAQSPRAGLQFLHQCDRDALVELALPQLAQVVTVYEFLLMKVETGHLAKPLFPAVYKEFEELHKMVKKMCQDYLSGSGLCSQEPLEISNNKVAESLGITEFLRKAEAHPECGPAERTSGRPGRAELDEASQQKRGNETAEEGLAWVKRTRRDAPPRDTPEPSADRGGPQKPAPCAPAASCARHVSGNTAHHSEESHTMPVSESDRSVLHAGQQLKALADLEARSGSVAPAFSYQHVSGPSLCPQSGEPGTRTQGQVAAFPEENVLEHSVAWNSGDNRRSRALCSTLTSTGGEDSLPPSGSGNLEMQDSQQKGQQTSPSHIPLTEDAGPRLVRVLSVDTVPADCAHRTVRELGPQLGQAGSLSTDGGQGSCVGDSDAFPSGPEAHADPRGLASIVAVGEAVAFEITNGCHELSSQGQEPLFIQTSDGLILPHPGSLVPGDGDLVLVAGEEGSTVHTGPREGAPQESTEAEAAQ is encoded by the exons ATGGCGGACGCGGAGCCGGAGGCTGAGGACGGCAGCGAGGATGGCGGTGGCGGCGCCCGGGCCCCCCCCGGCCAGAGCGGCACCGCCGCGCGCGTGGCCCCGCTGGGCCCCGAGCAGCTGCGGCAGGTCCTGGAGCAGGTGACGAAGGCGCAGCCGCCCgccgagccgccgccgccgcccttcGTGCTGCAGGACGCGGCGCGGCGGCTGCGGGACGCGGCGCAGCAGGCCGCCTTGCAGCAGGGCCCCGGCGCCGAGCCCCCGCGCCCGCCGCGCCTGCTGCCGCCCCAG CAACTGGAAGCCATATGTGTCAAGGTAACATCTGGAGAAATGAAAGGTCAGCAAAGGCCAGTGCCCCCACTGGCCACCATCCAGCCCAAGCCAGCCAGGCTGAGCCAGCTGCCCGCGAGGCCTTCCAGGGTGACGGGGTTCCGGGTGCAGCCCGTGCTGAGCACCGGGCCCCAGCCGCGCTTCCTGAGCAGCTCATCCCCCATTCAGGTGTTTGTGCAGAGGCCCCTGCccgccctccagcccctggctccAAATGGACAGGGTGCCCCGCCGGTCCCCTTGTCCGCTTCTCACCCACCAGCAGCAACATCTGTGTCATCCAGTtcagcaaatttatttatttccagcTTGCACACAAAACACACTGAGAAACTAAAAAAGTCCTTAAAAGTGAAAACACGTTCTGGACGGATATCTCGACCTCCCAAGTATAAAGCTAAAgattataaattcataaaaacGGAGGATTTGGCTGACGGTCACTTGTCAGATTCTGACGATTACTCAGAACTGAGTGTGGAAGAAGATGaagaacagagggaaaagcaggtgcTCTTTGACTTGTCCAGCTGCTCCCTGAGGCCCAAGAGTTTTAAGTGTCAGACGTGTGAAAAATCCTACATTGGGAAGGGGGGCCTGGCCAGGCATCTTAAACTGAATCCAGGCCACGGCCAGCTGGAGCCTGAAGAGTTGCTGTCTGAGAAAGCCAACGGGAGCGCGACTCGAGGCTGCGCGGAGGGCAGGACCGCCAGCCTGACGTCACCGGGGCCGTCCACACCAGCCCTTCTACGTGAGCACGGGGCCCAGTCTCCACGGGCTGGCCTGCAG TTTCTGCACCAGTGTGACCGAGACGCTCTAGTGGAGTTGGCGCTGCCTCAgctggctcaggttgtgaccgtGTACGAGTTTCTGCTGATGAAG GTTGAAACAGGTCATCTAGCAAAACCTTTGTTCCCAGCTGTGTATAAGGAATTTGAAGAGTTGCATAAAATGGTTAAGAAAATGTGTCAAGATTACCTCAGTGGTTCTGGTCTGTGTTCCCAGGAGCCTCTGGAAATAAGCAACAATAAG GTGGCCGAGTCTTTGGGAATCACAGAATTCCTGAGGAAAGCAGAGGCACACCCAGAGTGCGGCCCAGCCGAGCGCACCAGCGGGCGGCCGGGCCGGGCCGAGCTGGACGAAGCCAGCCAGCAGAAGCGGGGAAACGAG ACTGCAGAGGAGGGCCTGGCCTGGGTGAAGAGGACCAGAAGAGACGCCCCGCCCCGGGACACCCCTGAGCCTTCTGCCGACCGCGGAGGCCCGCAGAAGCCTGCCCCCTGCGCCCCAGCCGCCA GTTGTGCCCGTCATGTAAGTGGGAACACCGCTCACCACTCTGAAGAAAGCCACACGATGCCGGTTTCTGAGAGTGACAGAAGCGTGTTGCATGCAGGCCAGCAGCTTAAAGCACTTGCTGACTTAGAGGCCAGGAGTGGGTCTGTAGCTCCTGCTTTCTCGTATCAGCATGTCAGTGGGCCGAGCCTTTGTCCTCAGTCAGGAGAGCCCGGGACGCGGACGCAGGGACAGGTGGCAGCATTCCCTGAGGAGAATGTTCTGGAACACTCTGTAGCCTGGAACTCGGGGGACAACCGGAGGAGCCGGGCTCTCTGCAGCACCTTGACGTCCACTGGAGGAGAGGACTCCCTGCCGCCTTCTGGGTCTGGAAACCTCGAGATGCAGGACTCCCAGCAGAAAGGCCAGCAGACCAGCCCCAGCCACATCCCGCTTACAGAGGATGCAGGCCCTCGGCTGGTGAGGGTTTTGTCCGTGGACACGGTGCCGGCTGACTGCGCGCACAGGACCGTGCGGGAGCTGGGGCCTCAGCTGGGCCAGGCGGGGTCGCTCTCCACTGATGGGGGTCAGGGAAGCTGTGTGGGGGACTCGGACGCCTTCCCCAGCGGGCCCGAGGCCCATGCTGACCCGCGAGGACTGGCGAGTATTGTTGCTGTTGGTGAAGCCGTGGCTTTTGAAATTACCAACGGGTGCCACGAGTTGTCGTCTCAGGGACAAGAACCGCTATTTATTCAGACCTCCGATGGGCTGATCTTGCCCCATCCGGGTTCCCTAGTGCCTGGGGACGGGGACCTCGTCCTGGTGGCTGGTGAGGAGGGGTCCACCGTGCACACAGGACCCCGGGAAGGGGCTCCCCAGGAAAGTACAGAGGCAGAGGCCGCACAGTGA